The nucleotide sequence GCTTCTTTAATTTCGTTTTCGGAAAATGGACGAGTAATATCAATCGCTTGCTGATCATGAAGTTTTTTAATACCATAACACACAAGATATGGCCGAACATTTAAGTCTTCAACAAACTTATCTCTGAAGAACCGAACACTTCTCTTTTTATCTCGGTTGGTTTAGAAATCCATCTCCCATTCACATTTAAGCCCGGTATAGAATTACTAACACGCCGGCTATTAATCATACCATGAAAAAATCTCGTGTTCTCATCCCCATCCTTAGCCCACCGAACTCGAGACCTCTGTCTAAGATCGTTTACCCTGAAACTTTCAAGTTCGAACACCCGCTTCTTGGCTTCTATGTACACCTATTTTCCCACCTCATTTAAATCTCTATCATCCAATATAGAATCCAAATTTTCTACCTCTGCTCGCAAACCCGCCTCCTCTTCCTTCTCACCGGCCACCATTTGTTGTGCCCATTTGCTAATTACCATCTTGAGCCTTTTAAGTTTGCTTAACATAACTATATCAGGAGGGCCCCTTCCCATGCAATCTTGCAACCCACCTAGAACAACTTCCTCAAATCCTTCCCTTTGTAACCAAGAATCGAAAAACTGAAAAGGTTTAACGCCAAAATTCCTATTCTCCACCTTTAGAAGTAAAGGAAAATGATCGGATATATCACGAGCAAGGGTCCGATACACCGCATTAGGCCATTCATTAACAAAGTTCCAAGAAACAAAAATCTTGTCTATGCGACTATTTATCAGCGGCTTTGAATGTAAACTTCATACCCCTTAAGACAAATTCATATAACCCTGACCCTTCAAGAAATTCATTAAACTCATTCGCCTCCGTCATATTAAACTTAGAGTTCCTCCTTTCCGAACTCTCACGAACACAGTTACAATCACCGCCTACTATCCAATAATTATCATCAGAGCCAATATTCCTAGATAATTCTTCCCAAAGCAACCTTTTATCACCCAAAGTTTGTGGAGAATACACATTAATCACCATACATATCTTCCCACTATCCCTTATCGAGCCTTTGATAGCAACAAACCACCGATTCTTGACAACCGAATGCAAAACAAACCTCTTGGGATCCCAAAAGGAAATAATACCTCCGGAACGGCCCGACGCCCCCACCCATTCAAACTGAAAATCACCCGAACCCCAAAATTTATTAACATCCAAATTTCCAATCGACTTAAATTGAGTCTCTTGGAGCATAAGAAACCCAACTTCATTAACATTTCTCAATTTCTGAACCCAAGCACTCTTCATATCCGAACTAAACCTTCCTGAACCCAATCCTCTAATGTTCAAAgataatatattcatttattaaCCACTTGAAAGCCTTCTTCCACAATAGAATTCGCTAGATTAACTTCAAAagaatcaatatttctgaaaccTCAACCGTGACTTCATCATCGATCCTTTGAGAGAACGTCTCTGGCTCCGAATCCACATGAGCACCTGCATGATTCACATCTTCGACCACTATTTCACGGTTCAAATCGGGTGTAAGGAAATTAATTGGAGATCCATGCTCCTCATCACCGTCTTGCGTGCCATTAGCTCCGTCATTAAAATTAAAGATGAACCGATCCAAATCAAATGGATCGTCCCCGTCCCGGGACCTTTTCTTCGGCCGATCATGCTCCGAAGGAGAAACCGATGCTTCACCTCTTGATTTTTTTCTAGAAAACTTACCCCTTTTTTCTTACTCTCCTTGCCTTGGGTAGTATCCTTGAAATGCTTATTGAAAACCTCAATCACCTTAGGAATACTCCCCTCTGTTTGACCATTAGCAACTACATTCTCCTCATAACCCCCTACACCTGATTCCTCCATAATAACTTCCCCCTCCCTAATATTCCCATCTCTGTCTCTAGGCACCTCGGTTTCCTGAACCTCCGGAATCGACgtttcatcatcatcctccataGACACTATACAATCTGGTATCCACTCCCCACATTCCTCTTCAATCAAAATTGATAAAGTCTCCTGCTTCCATTTCAATGCGACTTTCTCTTTAATTCTTTCCACTTTGTTACAAAGAACACCCACCAAAGCGTATGACAAATCCTATTCAAATTCTGCGAACTGAGCCGATTGCACCACCGTACCCATTTTCGACCCAATATCATTAAAAACAATATTTTCAGCCTTGCAATTCGTTCAAACGGCAACACTTGTCCCTCCCAACATTCCAACGAATCAAAAATCGGTAACCACACATCTTTATTGTCAAGAGCAACCTGCTTCTCCTCTTGGCTTCGAAACACCAACATCACATTAAAACCCCCCACGTACTTAATCGACACGTTCCCTCGAGCCAAAGACGACAACAAAGCCCTAAGATTTGTAAGCGTACCAAAGTCTTTAACCCTACCAATCAAACCTACCCCATTCCATTGCGAAAAAGCTTGGATATTAGGAGGtacctgaaggggtatggtcccagatctcgcgacagcatcgaccgcgagtgaccattacccttatcaaaacccccaccagctaacaacctacttgtgcccacgcgagaacgcgtcgacacaagggttgaattcaatctatctagtaacgaaggaggacttacatggaacatgagaacggtagagtgatgcgacatagcatcacatctggtgtatgaaaacggaagtattcacagcgatgcggcctcgcaccgcgtccagtgaacacttctatcaatacaagaaagccttaccttaggcatagaagaagatgaacataacagtgcggctggcaccgcaccatatgggcattttcgtcacgacaagggatgcaggcaaatagtctccgcggacgacgatgcggccagcaccgcatctcgcgtatttcttgatcacaagtaggagacgcggtaacctcAGACggtaccgcatgcagcgatgcggcttgcaccgcatccgcATCCTAcgcactcaacaagtgggactgacaccacagtgcaagtggcaccaatggcagttacctgtcagagctacgtaagcaatggactgacgtggcgtaacctccacaaccgacaagcctgacacacctgcaaaggtgcagcacgtcgtcagtccatccatcatcctcctccttcactcctcggctataaataccaaccccaaaccaggtttgaggtatctcttcacaactctctcactactactactatcttactttgcttcccaagcaaactactgattctcacgccggagagtggtaacaaggagcaccccccaccccatcctccttgttacgagtcacggcttgtttccttgtgcaggagatcaaccaccggtgatccagccagcgatcctcgagaggaagggattaacccttcttgacgagaccagtgtgttaaccctgcccggttaaccattgtttcatcattggcgcccaccgctactcttagcattttctcatctatccttttccctctctcaagatcatgactgatcaccaaaacaacactacGGATAACCCAAATCCCCCAATCCCAcctccggtaggggtcaatgcctcgacctcccaacccggacacatcggcacgtccacacaaaggagtccctcctttatgtttggacatgacttatcacagttcgcatctgtgatcccaccaggcatgaccgttcatacctggtacgaacagcaggcagccctgctgacagcagcatacaaccgcgcttgtacggaagcgaatatacaagctgggcctaccccagcaccgcacacccctgctgagcgtattttacaatacgacggcaggatacattcacgcccggcttcaagaagccgacgcGAAGACCgcggatcgtcttactgttcggtccacaccctcaacgaggacgattcctcgtacgggtcccacaccagaggaccagtgcatacccgccttggcccccatggcgaggacaggaggcgatcaacctcccgacgcggcccaggcattcaaagccgattgggcccactaccatacaccgaagggtatggtcataccgaccctgacgaccgtACCTACCGTGGGGATTCacatgacaccagcagcagaccgggaggacgcaactatgttcctcccagtcacccccgcaacacatatcTCAGGGCGGCTAAGCGCCCTGCGAatgaaccatacaggccaaaggcagcggccgaaaattccaagttcggccCGCGGATCGCCAACGCCCAggtcaccacgacaaagttcccattcaacgttgggaaatacagtggttcgaccgacccggacgaccacatgaacatctttaTGGGCGCaggcatcaacggccagtgggatgaacccacttggtgtaattttttcccccagacccttacgggcctggccagggcatggttcgattctttgccagtgggatcactggattcattcgaggacttgcgtaccaagttcctcgcccatttttgccagcagcgacaccacgaacgtgattcgttggacgtcatgaacatctggtgaagggacgacgaatctctcgaggcattcgtcgtccattacaataaagagtgcctggagataggtgacgtggcagaccagatggcacgaaaccacttcatccgggccgtcaaagacagagagatgatcatgaccatctctggcaaggagggcttgcccaaaaaatgggaggatgtcatgaccgcagtcaagacatacgcccagacacagcggtcacttgAACCGCACGTGGCAAAGGcaaagccccaagccgaaacatcccaccaagggtccaagcggaacaataaacgcaaccgggacgttggaaatcgtgatatttccaaaccgtatttcccgcgaaccaacccgttcgacccaaagaactacaaccccgcccgagacagtcgggcataaaaaaaagattctcgggaccgcaactggaccgagatcaccatgtcgccaagtgaggtcctccttgcagacccacagttcttgcgaccggcccaaccaatgaagtccaagaaaaatcaggacctcacactctactgtgagtaccacaaggactcgggccacaccaccaacaactgcatcagtctccggttggagattgagcgggccttaaaggaggggaaactgcaacaccttttgccaggtgggcaaaaacccaccaagcgcatcacccctcatggcgaaggtacctcctccgggaagagaaccatgtacgtgacttccacccacatgatccacggaggcaaaggcaggccgcgcaaagcggcaagaaggccagaatgtgactggaaagacgagtaagtcgtctttccaaaagtccgaggcggaccgcgcgataggcgcgccgtcgttatttcaggccaactggcacactactgcaccgagcgtctattcatcgacccgggcagtacatctgatataatcaacgaacaatgcttcaaccagttcgaccaggaggacaaagatcggttgcaagcagtagattacccgttaaccgggttcgcaggggaaactgtctttcccctgggccagattacttttcctgtgcgtctttccaaCGGAAGtcgcacaaggacagaagaggtaaacttcatggttttacctcacacctccagatatgacgtactcctcgggagagaatcctaaggagatttcaatatgattacatccgtcccccactctgcggttggtttcccaaccgaatcgggggtcgcgataatctatgcccgcagggacgtcatgatgtcggacgaagtacgtccgaccaaggtcgcaaggaccactcccaacgaccaaccagaaaaatgggttctcaacgcgagatacccagaacaaaaggtcacattgggtcacgccttatccccgaccaccaaagcgcacctgaagcagcttctcttcaggaaccaagacatcttcgcgtggacacccgcagacatgaccggggtcccacgtgatattgcgcaacatcacttgaataccttgccaggtattaagccagtgatccaaggccaacgccaccttgggtcagctaaaaatcaggcgatgcaagagcagatcgaagaactgctctccgcaggcatcctgcgggaagtcaaataccagacttggttatccaacccagtcatggtagagaaaccttccgggggctggcgcatgtgcgtcgattacaaagaccttaacaaagcctgccccaaggattgttacgcgcttccagaaatcgacgaaaaagtcgataatctcgcaccattcaggtggaagtgtttcctcgattgctacaaagggtaccatcaagtacaaatggcaatcgaggatgaagacaaaacggcattccggactcccaccggaaattactgttatataaagatgccgtttgggttgcgcaacgcgggctcaacctaccaaaagttgatgaacgacactttccgcgggcaaataagcaaaagcgtcgaaatctacatggacgacctggtcgtcatgagcatggaagaggataccatgctcacagacattgaaagaacatttcagactctgcgaagcgttaacataaagctcaatccagggaaatgctcgtttggaatggaagaaggcaaattccttgggttcatcgtgactaaagatcgattcaaggtaaacccggagaaagtccaggcgatcgagcgcatgccatcgccttcatcgatgaaggatatgcaacggctagccggcaggctagcggcactcaacagattcttagccaaccatgcagctaaatcttatccgttcatcaagaccctgcggagctgttcaaagagagaacaattccagtggaccgcagaggctgaacaggccttccgggaaatgaaggagtgtttgatacaactcccaaccctAACCgtaccacgcaaggatgagccactcatattatacctatccgccgcggataacgcggtgggtgcggtattgatagtggagcgaaagggggttcaaacacccatctattacatcagcaagatgctcaacgacccagagacgagatactcaataatggaaaaattggtgctagcattagtgcacgcttcaagacggttacgacgctacttcgtaaaccacgtcatcacagtgctaaccaattacaggatcggcccgatcctatccaaaccagacatctctgggagattagcaaaatgggcaatcgagctgggcgcacaCACGATACACTATAAAACGCGCCCCGcaattaaaggccagatcttagctgatttcgccgccgaagtaccggtgaatcgcatccaagaatgcgaagaagcaaaaactcctgcaccaacgccaccctcctcagaaacatgggcactatttaccgatggtgcctccaacgaggaaggtgcgggtgcaggtctgcgactcgtcagccctgacggccaagagcttacatatgcaatccgcctcgatttcaaaagcacaaacaacgaggcagaatatgaggccctgttagcggggctacgtttagcagtcaaaatcggcgtgcaacatctggaagcacacgtcgactctttgttagttgcaggccaaatacgcggcgactatgccgcaaaaggggatatcatgatcctctacctcgagcaagccctgcaactaatatccaaattcgcttcgttcaatattcgccatattaatcgaagcgaaaacaagtccgcagatgcactatcaaaacttgcatctaccagcttccaacacttggcaaaggagatgcgcatcgaaattctgcaaaATCCCTCGGTACCCCTACGCCAAGTCAATgtcattcaatacggtacaacatcatggatgacacctattatcgcatatctacaatcaggtgtgactcccgaaagcaaatcagaggcacgcaagctacaatacaaagcgtgccattatcaaatgggagacagtatcttataccgaaagtcatacctcgggccactCCTGCGATGCGTCAACCcgcaggatgccacatacctcatccgagagatacacgagggcatatgtggcatacatgctggaccatgcatggtagtggccaaaatcatgaataccgggtattactggcccggcatgcacctggacgccgtcaaagagttgcgcaaatgcattgactgtcaacgtcatgctccaaaaaccttgcggccaaagaacaacttagtccccgtcacaaccgcatggccctttcagaaatgggcaattgacgttgtgggacccttccctgacgctccgggtgcggtcaaatttatcatagtagcggtcgattacttcacaaaatgggtagaagcaaaaccgctcgcctcaaccactgctatgataacaagaaagttcatttgggaacacatcatctgccgtttcggattaccaatgtgcatagtcaccgataacggcaccaacttcgctgccgacgaatttcaaaaatggctagaagaactacatattgagcacatattctcatcagtcgcacacccgcaagagaacggccaagttgagagtatcaataaaagcctagtcgaagggatcaaggcgcggttgggaacggccaggcgtggctgggtcgatgaactcccaagtatcttatgggctcaccgtacaagcccaaaaacaagcaatggggaaacacctttcagcctagtctacggttcagaagcggtgatccccgcagaagtaggtctcccctctcctagaatgttggctattgaaaaactagacaacaacacggaacgcaggatcgatttggacctcttggaagaaaggcgcgaaaacgctgccatcaacgaggccaaatataaatccaaacttgaaaagtactacaacacgcgcgtccgcgtttgtactttcaacccaggagactaagtcctacgcgacaatgaggcatctaatgccgagcgcccaggcaaacttgcccccaagtgggaaggaccctacctcataaaagaggtcttagggaaaggcgcgtacaaattacaaacgctagaaggcgaacctatcgcacgaacatggaatgcacaacagcttcgacgctgttatatgtaagccatgttcttacatttctctatgtaacctatcgggccgcaggccatttgcaaataaataaataagcaattttatacattattgtttgttattactattacaaaatgcgtgttccactttgcggtatcccaaaaacagattggcaaaatcttcattcgcaatacccatacaaagtggtaaccacacacaaatattgtaataggccagcagaaGGCAAAAAGACTGgcatatttatccggccggataaacaagttttttgttaacacttaaacacaattcctgagcccaaaaaggcaaacaatggaattgacgcgtactcatacgacaaaggtatggagtacacttgaccccattcacaaatgggtaaagttccggatatataagcttttacaaagcttacacaattctaaaaccctaacgcggtaaataacagaattgacgcgtactcatacgacaaaagtgtggagtatacttgaccccattcacaaatgggtaaagttacgcatacatacgttcagacatgcaagaattaaaaacacttgtacaaactaaacaaaaaactttatattcaaaaaattcaagcacccacgtggtgcttaatgaatttacataaagtccctattctatacaagaggaaaacaaacaggaggcacactagccaacctaaaccctattttgtaccgctggttcccgcatctcctccggcaccaccagcgggatctTCCTCTTCCGCATCCGGAAAAAGCATCCGCAGGCGATCAACATAGTCCGCAGCCTCCAAACAATTGTCCAGTTCCTCTACACAGGcaagggacgtatcataaaaggagactTCGGCCGCTTTAAGAAGCGACTCGGTATCCACGTCCCGAAAGCCGGATCGCTCTTCGATATCACCGCCTATAGACATGACGTTCATATGGGAAATACAGCGgttgtaaccagctttaaaaccagcgtcacgagcacgctgcttgaccaagtccaagccaGCTGCAGTCTCAGGGGCATCCAtgatagcctcaacaatctgcaataGAAAGATCATAAGTTTCGGATGAtaatccaagcaaatataaaggcaacggatacttacacgcgcgataccgtgagtccgcaaccactcacggtcagccttcAGCTGGtcaaaagaggacaccaaggcatccttggcctcaacagcGGCATCAGCCCGCTCCTCCGCAACAGACAtgcgggcagtaaggtctgtaaccgcgacctcccgggcctgaacctcagcctgtcaaaaaacagaaaacagtttactcgataaacattttcaaaataatgaaggaaatatacaacagaggtaatgaaacatacctgaaggctggcaacaactttatccaaaTGAATtcgctccgcattcgcctcttcaagagccatAGAAGAACGGCtctctgatgtgtgtaaaatgcaacatataaatcacatcaattaaggcataaaactaaccctttttaagtactaatgttggaaaaagagtgtttttgtcttccttttgtattttcaggatgaaatgagctcaaaatcacaaaagaagcaaaaagacaactaattctaccataaatacaagaaaaggaacaaaagtagactgcccggaccctcaacggcacctcccaaagcaaaggagaagaaacagagtctgaacacgccccgtgtccagcgaacacgggggcgtgcccaggaagcagcagaaaagacaaaccagtagaagcttccattgcccaccacggggccgtgtccagcgggcacgggggcgtggtgaaagtacagcagacgcattaattgtaattcgcaattacaattaatgaggagagagagtgtcagacgggcacggggccgtgtccagcggacacggggccgtgtccagccttctgttcagcctataaatagaggagcttggcttcattttctctcatcccttggcacaccacctctctcacacctcatccaccacccaccaccaccataacaccatcatccaccaccatcatccattgtccatcgtagagtgtgtgagtcgtctcgggatccaagattgatcgtaagagttcttgacaatcaaggccatgtttgcctaagtctcttacatcacttggtgaagacaagtgtttagtataatactttttatttttaatcttttgcactttttatttggttttgtattaatgactttaataactagttacttatgttgaaggtgatctttccttatcgtttgtccgtggtgtcttggcattattttactgtctatataaaataaaagattttcaccattcatatctccacggtctatatggaggtatgttggctacctggtcgggggttaagggaacggtttggtaagggtcttgcccttgttcagcgtttagaggtcctgcttgggacctgggtcaaatttagtaggatctccttcaatgcccataggtattggatggcggggatccaaactctttgaccccctcataagttaactactattaatactataacccggctatttaggactgtatccctgctgactcagactacttagccgagggtaacgtcaccgccaaaagcggggcctaccacaatttgcattaataacttaattcattatctttcaataatccgaccctttaggattgtatccttgctgactcaaactactgggttgagggtaacgtcgccttcaaaagaggggcctactacaataactaagataatctcttaagcaagtgcaaaagtgcaaaaataatcaaaggttatactaatacacgtgtcggatccaagtgattcatcttgtctatctgtttttattttatttttattttcagcatttagttagtttttatttttcttagtttaaaacatttttctaactttttgatttgattagacgttgaggataaaccggtattaaaagctcttgtgtccttggacgacctcggtatcttaccaacactatactacgtccacgatgggtgcacttgcccatatgtgtgtttagtgttagtgaatatcgtgttttataaatttaaaacttggctaaaagtgtaaaaagggcttaaatactcatcaaaaatataacacacttcacgcacatcaagtttttggcgccgttgccggggacacaaggattttaagaaagttaggaatcaacggcctaatcatatttttatttttctttaatttttttaggattttttcttagttttttagcttctgcagagctcaacacggggccgtgcccgctgaacacgccccgtgctcaatcattggaactggcaatcctgttttaagtcagacagtaggctgaacacggggccgtgtccactcaacacgcccccgtgcccaagattcagttgctgaaaacagaaccgttagatcccggcggttggtaatttctgacacaaacatgagtgatagtaattctttttactttcggcactcttatggtttgtggtgtcgaatatgtggaggcgaacatgaggaattaaaatgttttttcctcacttataggccccactatatagacccaccgattccttgtaaccttaagaggggcgaaagtaaaaataagcactatttctccctcgaatgcgcccagccagatattctaggagaaatgctccttgacgagttatttcaactagaagaactacttctcaattggtcaaaagaacttaggaaggattttttagatccatcccaagatgatgactatgaggaaatgttggaaccgcattccgacaacctcgttgctcccgaaaataccttcttgcctagaaaagacgcggacgatagtcgtccctgtgccgattgtgccgtgaagaactccccatcgacttcgttcgatgcatacatagacctgagcgattcggcatacaccttctttaacgagagcctgggaaagggttggacttgtccacctagaatgaaaataggaattaccctcaccgacaacctcttgcgttctcgccttagtataggacaattaaggtatcttaggcactttggggttgttccaacaagtcaagagccacccgatatagattagctccttagtaaagacaaaacttcataaaacagctttccgacacggggccgtgcccggccaacacgcccccgtgcccaccaaaagattcccttctgatcagaacgtcagaatacggacaaactgtgtcagaattttatctgcacacggggccgtgtccagcggacacggggccgtgtccagcaggctgtcgttttctataaatgcagccaaaaatcctgcacatttggaccaacttggggacagagatttgaaggaatcttctctcaaacaatcctaggtaagtctaa is from Helianthus annuus cultivar XRQ/B chromosome 9, HanXRQr2.0-SUNRISE, whole genome shotgun sequence and encodes:
- the LOC110876248 gene encoding uncharacterized protein LOC110876248, which encodes MNILSLNIRGLGSGRFSSDMKSAWVQKLRNVNEVGFLMLQETQFKSIGNLDVNKFWGSGDFQFEWVGASGRSGGIISFWDPKRFVLHSVVKNRWFVAIKGSIRDSGKICMVINVYSPQTLGDKRLLWEELSRNIGSDDNYWIVGGDCNCVRESSERRNSKFNMTEANEFNEFLEGSGLYEFVLRDKIFVSWNFVNEWPNAVYRTLARDISDHFPLLLKVENRNFGVKPFQFFDSWLQREGFEEVVLGGLQDCMGRGPPDIVMLSKLKRLKMVISKWAQQMVAGEKEEEAGLRAEVENLDSILDDRDLNEVGK
- the LOC118482079 gene encoding uncharacterized protein LOC118482079 encodes the protein MSVAEERADAAVEAKDALVSSFDQLKADREWLRTHGIARIVEAIMDAPETAAGLDLVKQRARDAGFKAGYNRCISHMNVMSIGGDIEERSGFRDVDTESLLKAAEVSFYDTSLACVEELDNCLEAADYVDRLRMLFPDAEEEDPAGGAGGDAGTSGTK